Proteins encoded in a region of the Oncorhynchus gorbuscha isolate QuinsamMale2020 ecotype Even-year linkage group LG16, OgorEven_v1.0, whole genome shotgun sequence genome:
- the LOC124000476 gene encoding ubiquitin-conjugating enzyme E2 G1 — protein sequence MTEPQAALLLRRQLAELNKNPVEGFSAGLIDDNDLYRWEVLIIGPPDTCYEGGVFKAHLTFPKDYPLRPPKMKFITDLWHPNVDKNGDVCISILHEPGEDKYGYEKPEERWLPIHTVETIMISVISMLADPNGDSPANVDAAKEWREDRHGEFKRKVARCVRKSQETAFE from the exons ATGACGGAGCCTCAGGCAGCACTGTTACTCAGGAGACAGCTGGCAG AGCTGAATAAGAACCCAGTGGAAGGATTCTCAGCAGGCTTGATAGACGATAATGACCTCTACAGATGGGAAGTCTTAATCATCGGCCCACCAGACACATGCTA TGAAGGCGGTGTGTTTAAAGCACATCTCACGTTTCCCAAGGACTACCCTCTCAGGCCCCCTAAAATGAAATTTATCACAGATTTATGGCACCCTAATG TTGACAAGAACGGGGACGTATGTATATCTATTTTGCACGAGCCTGGTGAAGATAAGTATGGCTATGAGAAGCCTGAGGAGCGCTGGCTGCCCATCCACACAGTGGAAACCATTATGATTAGTGTTATTTCCATGTTGGCGGACCCTAACGGAGACTCTCCTGCCAATGTAGACGCTGCA AAAGAGTGGAGGGAAGACCGACATGGGGAGTTCAAAAGGAAAGTGGCCCGTTGTGTAAGAAAGAGCCAAGAGACTGCCTTTGAGTGA